A stretch of Microbulbifer sp. SAOS-129_SWC DNA encodes these proteins:
- a CDS encoding SLC13 family permease: MAITRQHFIVLGPVVAALFYLALLGAGMAHAPAATAAITLLTVIWWITEALPIPATSLVPFVLLPLAGVADHKLVAASLGSHVILLLMGAFMLSKALEKSGAHERLARYMLQLVGVSSGRRLVLGFMLAAGVLSMWISNTATTLAMLPIALAIVARVENRRLTTALILGIAYAASLGGIGSPIGTPPNVIFMGIYEATTGRGFTFLEWMKIGVPVVLVTLPLMALWLTRNVRLERNLELPAVGAWRAEEVRTLLVFGLAILLWITRKEPLGGWSGLLGVDSAGDSTVALAAVVLMFLVPDGRGSRLLDWPTAVDIPWGMLLLFAGGIALAKGFVASGLSDTLGNGLSFLTALPLWLMLVLLCLAVTFLTEITSNTATATLLMPILAVAAKAAGFDPQVLMIPAAMCASCAFMLPVATAPNAIAYGTGRVPIREMAREGAALSVLAALVIAAMSRLLLV; encoded by the coding sequence ATGGCAATCACACGGCAGCATTTTATCGTGCTGGGTCCGGTTGTGGCCGCGCTGTTTTATCTCGCACTGCTCGGCGCCGGCATGGCGCACGCGCCGGCGGCCACCGCCGCCATCACCCTGCTGACGGTCATCTGGTGGATCACCGAGGCGCTGCCGATACCGGCCACGTCGCTGGTACCGTTTGTGCTACTGCCCCTGGCTGGTGTCGCCGACCACAAACTGGTGGCCGCGTCGCTGGGCAGCCATGTGATCCTGCTATTGATGGGCGCGTTTATGCTGTCCAAGGCGCTGGAGAAAAGCGGTGCCCACGAGCGGCTGGCGCGCTACATGCTGCAGCTGGTGGGGGTGTCTTCCGGGCGCCGGCTGGTGCTGGGCTTTATGCTCGCCGCCGGCGTGCTCAGCATGTGGATCTCCAATACCGCTACCACGCTGGCGATGCTGCCGATTGCGCTGGCGATTGTCGCGCGGGTGGAAAACCGCCGCCTGACCACCGCATTGATTCTCGGCATCGCCTACGCCGCCAGCCTCGGCGGTATCGGTAGCCCGATCGGTACCCCGCCGAATGTGATCTTTATGGGGATTTACGAGGCAACCACCGGGCGTGGCTTTACATTCCTCGAGTGGATGAAGATCGGCGTCCCGGTGGTCCTCGTGACCCTGCCACTGATGGCCCTGTGGCTGACGCGCAACGTGCGCCTCGAGCGCAATCTGGAGCTGCCGGCAGTGGGCGCCTGGCGCGCCGAAGAGGTGCGCACGCTACTGGTATTCGGCCTGGCGATCCTGCTGTGGATCACCCGCAAGGAACCCCTCGGTGGCTGGAGCGGACTGCTCGGCGTCGACAGTGCCGGCGACAGCACGGTGGCGCTGGCGGCGGTGGTACTGATGTTCCTGGTACCCGACGGCCGCGGCAGTCGCCTGCTCGACTGGCCCACGGCGGTGGACATTCCGTGGGGCATGTTGCTGTTGTTTGCCGGTGGCATTGCACTGGCCAAGGGCTTCGTCGCCTCCGGCCTGAGCGATACGCTCGGCAACGGCCTCAGCTTCCTGACCGCGCTGCCGCTGTGGCTGATGCTGGTGTTGCTGTGCCTGGCGGTGACCTTCCTGACGGAAATCACCAGCAACACCGCCACCGCCACGCTGCTGATGCCGATTCTCGCGGTGGCCGCAAAGGCGGCGGGGTTCGACCCGCAGGTGCTGATGATTCCGGCCGCCATGTGCGCCAGCTGCGCCTTTATGCTGCCGGTGGCCACGGCCCCGAACGCGATAGCCTACGGCACCGGCAGGGTACCTATCCGCGAAATGGCGCGGGAGGGCGCGGCACTGAGCGTGCTGGCGGCGCTGGTGATCGCCGCCATGAGCCGGTTGTTACTGGTGTAG
- a CDS encoding MliC family protein, translated as MIDRAFANNLLCSTVLLALLSGCGASTAEPRAFSPSYDCSAVEAGSIEALICADRALASLDRKLGEVYRAAQQKAVNEHPPTLKAEQRGWIKGRNACWKSDDQRKCVADSYRQRIAGLQARYRLVPGTGPVFYACGGNPANEIVVTFFKTEPRTLIAERGDSTSLMYLQPSASGTRYRGRNESFWEHQGEARVTWGYGAPELRCRKKSQ; from the coding sequence ATGATCGACCGCGCTTTTGCCAACAACCTCCTCTGCAGCACTGTGCTGCTCGCACTGCTGAGCGGTTGCGGGGCCAGCACCGCCGAACCCCGGGCTTTCTCGCCCTCGTATGACTGCAGTGCGGTGGAAGCCGGCAGCATCGAGGCGCTGATCTGCGCAGACCGTGCGCTGGCGTCCCTCGACCGCAAACTGGGGGAAGTTTACCGCGCCGCGCAGCAGAAGGCCGTCAATGAACATCCGCCGACCCTGAAGGCGGAGCAGCGCGGCTGGATCAAGGGGCGTAACGCGTGCTGGAAAAGCGACGACCAGAGAAAATGTGTAGCCGACAGCTACCGGCAGCGCATCGCCGGGCTGCAGGCCCGCTACCGCCTGGTGCCCGGCACCGGGCCGGTGTTTTATGCCTGCGGTGGCAACCCCGCCAATGAAATTGTTGTCACTTTCTTCAAGACCGAACCGCGCACCCTGATCGCCGAGCGCGGCGACAGCACTTCCCTGATGTACCTGCAACCCAGTGCCAGCGGCACCCGCTACCGCGGCCGCAACGAGAGCTTCTGGGAGCACCAGGGCGAAGCGCGCGTTACCTGGGGGTACGGCGCGCCGGAACTGCGCTGCCGCAAGAAGTCGCAGTAG
- a CDS encoding SGNH/GDSL hydrolase family protein translates to MTRLFAITAALWLALISGQLPAATRIDADAPQLRYTGRIDFTDGKAPLLSWPGSSVRAHFTGTDLSLWLDDEKGQNYYSVIVDGNAEHPFVLQANKGEQRYEISRALPPGEHTLELYKRTEGEEGATAFKGLELADGGKLLPLPARPAHRMEIYGDSITCGMGNEGANNGRDDLAAEKNNYWAYGSVAARQLGAELHTVCKSGIGIMVSWFPFTMPDYYDQLSAVGDNDSRWDFSQWTPEVVVINLLQNDSWLIDREKRLQPVPGDAQRVQAYVDFVRSIRAKYPHAEIVCALGSMDATATDKWPDYIRSAVKRMRSEFGDHRLDTLFFPFTGYGQHPRIAQHIANGKTLAKFIRAKMDW, encoded by the coding sequence ATGACAAGACTGTTCGCCATCACCGCCGCCCTGTGGCTGGCGCTAATCTCCGGCCAATTGCCGGCTGCCACCCGCATCGACGCCGACGCGCCGCAACTGCGCTACACCGGCCGTATCGACTTCACAGACGGCAAAGCCCCGCTACTGTCCTGGCCCGGTTCCAGCGTCCGGGCCCATTTTACCGGTACCGACCTGAGCCTGTGGCTGGACGATGAAAAAGGCCAGAACTACTACAGCGTGATTGTGGACGGCAACGCCGAACACCCGTTCGTGCTGCAGGCCAACAAGGGAGAACAGCGCTACGAGATCAGCCGCGCCCTGCCCCCGGGCGAACACACACTGGAGCTGTACAAGCGTACTGAAGGTGAAGAAGGCGCCACCGCCTTCAAGGGGCTGGAGCTGGCCGACGGCGGCAAACTGCTGCCACTTCCGGCGCGCCCCGCGCACCGCATGGAGATCTACGGCGATTCAATCACCTGCGGTATGGGCAACGAGGGTGCGAATAACGGCCGCGATGACCTGGCCGCGGAAAAGAACAACTACTGGGCCTATGGCTCGGTGGCGGCGCGCCAGCTGGGGGCGGAGCTGCACACCGTGTGCAAAAGCGGTATCGGCATCATGGTCAGCTGGTTCCCGTTCACCATGCCGGACTACTACGACCAGTTGAGCGCAGTGGGCGATAACGACAGCCGCTGGGACTTCAGCCAGTGGACCCCGGAAGTGGTGGTAATCAACCTGTTGCAAAATGACAGCTGGCTGATCGATCGGGAAAAGCGTCTGCAGCCGGTGCCCGGCGACGCCCAGCGCGTTCAGGCCTATGTGGATTTCGTGCGCTCGATCCGCGCCAAATACCCGCATGCGGAAATCGTTTGCGCACTCGGCAGCATGGACGCCACCGCCACTGACAAGTGGCCGGACTATATCCGCAGCGCGGTCAAACGCATGCGCAGCGAATTCGGTGATCACAGGCTGGATACGCTGTTCTTCCCCTTCACCGGCTACGGCCAGCACCCGCGCATCGCCCAGCATATTGCCAATGGCAAAACGCTGGCGAAATTTATCCGCGCGAAAATGGACTGGTGA
- the lepB gene encoding signal peptidase I, translating to MKRSPLLFFAAAAVIALAVYIINPYGTASLDPRARIWGITFFSMPSRSMQPTLNPGDLIVVETFAYRSSEPAPGDIVVYRAPHSDNAFVGRVVAQGGDRIAFADSVVTRNGERRDERYILPGKTLCRLANFPEIAVPDGRLFIAGDNRCNSLDSRMFGTVSRDKLIGKVVYVLGGTEETPG from the coding sequence ATGAAACGATCACCACTGCTGTTTTTCGCCGCCGCCGCAGTCATTGCGCTGGCTGTCTATATCATTAATCCCTACGGCACGGCATCGCTCGATCCCCGCGCCCGGATCTGGGGAATCACCTTTTTCAGTATGCCGTCCAGATCCATGCAGCCGACCCTGAACCCCGGCGACCTGATCGTGGTGGAGACCTTTGCCTATCGCAGTTCGGAACCAGCACCGGGGGATATCGTCGTCTACCGCGCGCCGCACTCGGATAACGCGTTTGTTGGCCGGGTAGTGGCGCAAGGTGGTGACAGAATCGCCTTCGCGGACTCCGTGGTGACACGCAATGGGGAACGCCGGGACGAACGTTATATTCTCCCGGGCAAGACACTGTGCCGGCTGGCCAATTTCCCCGAGATTGCCGTGCCGGATGGCAGGCTGTTTATCGCCGGCGACAACCGTTGTAACAGCCTGGACTCGCGCATGTTCGGCACGGTGAGCCGGGACAAACTGATCGGCAAAGTGGTGTATGTCCTTGGGGGTACCGAAGAGACGCCCGGATAA
- a CDS encoding MaoC/PaaZ C-terminal domain-containing protein, with amino-acid sequence MAKTLQLESMPSRPRLYLRALCARKSGKLPLTPGGQADDRAGEPAPERDQAATGELARVSLQRVRPDPAALKAYREVGGFAASGSLPATYPFVLAMPLQMELLVSDAFPFQVLGLVHVRNVITQYRPVAEDSALDLECRLCGPRPAARGLEFDLHTQVSAGGDLLWECTSTLLRRERRGTGRVARGARKVLPNLSAATVQRWDIPANIGRRYAAVSGDRNPIHLSRWSARLFGFPRAIAHGMWTKAHCLAALEPQLPTGPFRIDVAFKLPILLPASAQLHYCSADGAIDFAVKDGSGKKPHLQGRIESL; translated from the coding sequence ATGGCAAAGACGCTACAACTGGAATCGATGCCCTCCAGGCCCCGCCTGTATCTGCGCGCGCTTTGCGCGCGAAAATCCGGGAAACTGCCGCTAACTCCGGGGGGACAGGCGGATGACAGGGCGGGTGAACCGGCGCCTGAGAGGGATCAGGCGGCGACCGGAGAGCTGGCCAGAGTCTCACTGCAGCGCGTGCGCCCCGACCCGGCCGCGCTGAAAGCCTACCGCGAGGTTGGCGGATTTGCCGCCAGCGGTAGCCTTCCGGCCACCTATCCGTTCGTTCTGGCCATGCCACTGCAGATGGAGCTGCTGGTGTCGGATGCGTTTCCGTTCCAGGTACTGGGGCTGGTCCATGTGCGCAATGTCATCACCCAGTATCGTCCCGTTGCTGAGGACAGCGCGCTCGATCTCGAGTGCCGGCTGTGTGGCCCGCGCCCGGCGGCCAGGGGCCTGGAATTCGACCTCCACACACAGGTCAGCGCCGGCGGTGATCTGCTGTGGGAGTGCACCAGCACCCTGTTGCGGCGGGAGCGGCGCGGAACGGGGCGGGTAGCCCGCGGTGCCCGCAAAGTGCTGCCAAATCTCAGTGCGGCCACCGTGCAGCGCTGGGATATCCCCGCCAATATCGGCCGCCGCTACGCCGCCGTTTCCGGTGACCGCAATCCGATACACCTGTCCCGCTGGAGCGCCAGGCTGTTCGGCTTCCCGCGCGCCATTGCCCACGGAATGTGGACCAAGGCGCATTGCCTCGCGGCGCTGGAACCGCAGTTGCCCACCGGCCCCTTCCGCATCGATGTTGCCTTCAAATTGCCAATCCTGCTGCCGGCATCGGCGCAGCTGCACTACTGCAGTGCCGACGGTGCGATTGATTTTGCGGTGAAAGACGGTTCGGGCAAAAAACCGCATCTGCAGGGGCGTATCGAGTCACTCTGA